Sequence from the Phragmites australis chromosome 6, lpPhrAust1.1, whole genome shotgun sequence genome:
AGCTTTGTGAAATTAAGGGAGAACTCGATCGCCAGTAAAAGATCACTGTTCTCTACTAGTGGTAAGGCAAAAATGGCTCTTGAATGACATGCCGAGTAGGATGACATGCTGGGAGATTCCACGCTCTGGGGCAACAAGCCAATGTCGCTCACCTGTCGATCAATTCTCGGTTTCAGATTCACGGGACTCCACCAGTACATAGACAGGCTTTCCATTGAGCTTGTAGAAATCCTGCATGGAAGTTGCTATCTCAGTTAACCATTTTGAAGCAATAAAAAAGGGGCGTTATACTGTGAAGCAGCAGATGTAGTTCGAAAGTTTTCTAAAATTAACTGAGAACAAGCAATAGTGAGCGATTGTTGCTGCTACTCGTTGCAAATGCCTCGTCTTTGTATGTCCTGACACCTACAGGATATTAACTGTGGCACAAGATGCTGGCAGTAATAGCATTCATCACCATCCTGTACTAGACGGAGTGCGCTCCCAAGCTAAAATAAAATGAGTATATGACTTAATGGATTCAGTGCAATGCAAGTGCTTTATGCCAGTTTTTATTTAGTCTATCACAAACAATGCATATCCAACTCTCAGGTACGTCTGTCAAGTCAGATGGCAGCATGCCCAGCTGGTACAGATATGAGTATCTCGGATGTGGGGAGCGGAGCAGACATGGTCATTCCGATCGTACTTATATAACAGTTTACAATAAGGCAAGTTGGTCCTGACCACTGTATTAAACGAAATCATTGGCTACACAATCCAAAGATAGATAACGCTAACAGTTTGCATCAGATGTACGCTGCACGCTGCAGACTTTATCTGATTTGAATGCTACTACTACCAAAATAGTAAAAACAGAGAGTGATATAAATAatgttttaaaatatattactGACTCAGAGACGTTGCTAACGtaaatatgtttgtaacatgACTAAACAGACATTTAATATATACAGATTTTCAGTAAAATCAGTCTATGACATCATATACATAGAtgatttttcaataaaatttatctGTAAAACTTATAAAACCGATATGTGTAGCTATATTAGAAACAAAATCTTTATTTAGACCCGTCTATATGTAGTCACATTACATATGGAGTTTACCCATATATGATAAGCTCACCATCACATACATTTTTACAAagataaaattcaaatatatttataataaaatttaagaTCTGTCTGTAATAATCTGTTCTAAAATAATGTGTATAGGATACAAGCTAGTTCTTTATACGCCAACTACTGTACCGGAAGTGATTCATACTTCAGAGCAGTAAGCAAATGACTACTGTGAAGAAACAGAAGATTTGACTCTCAATCTATAGTTCATATAGCTGGAGTCTAACAATAATACCTTAAATTTTGGGAGCCCAATGAGACATGCGCACTCAACCACATCAGCTCCAGCGCGTTCTGTAAGGCAAATTGTTAAGAGAAGCACCAGAAAGCCATATTCTGTTCTTGGCCCAAGATGGAAGGCATACAGAAAAAGCAAAGCTTAGGTTATCTTCCTAGTACAAGATAAAATTCATCTAGAAGGACATGTGTAAAATATAAAGAGAATGCACGTTTAATGGCATGATGGCGTATTAGTGGCAGACAAGAAATATATAGCTGACAAATAGTAGCTCGgagttcttgattctatggATATGAGGATGATATGAGTACTTAAAACTGATATAAGATATAAGAATATAAGATATAAAGCATTTTTCTATCTAAAAGGCTACAGGTACAAGAAAAATTGCGGCGTTCGACTGGCTGTCACTGATTTGTTAGATGGCTGCCATTAGCGCATTAAAAGCCAATCTTATTACTACTGTACAGTACTATTTCCCGTAGTAATTTCTCAGGTCACCCCATACCTGCCCACTATTGATGTCCTGGTTTTGGATTAGATTGAGAAGAAACAATGCTACAAGTGTTGAAAAAATATTGGTGTGGGCACAGTTTTAAGACAAGTAGACTGGATAATCTGGTGCTGAGATAACTGCATACAATAGTGCTTGCTACAATATGTCGCGGGCAAGGCACAATTTAAAGCTTAACTGTTACAACTGGTCCGTAGTGTGTTGTGAATGTGCCAACAGTAAACCATTATGAAGTTTCAGAAAAATCTGGCATCCATAAAATAGGAAATATTTAACAATATAAAGGTACTTTACTACATAGGCGAATCAAATGGGTAGTTCAGTGGGCCAGGACTACCTGAGATCCGGTCTATTTTTATGCAAATATGTACAGGGGATAAGGAGCGTGAGTCGATAAACTCAGAGCGTAGCCACTCAGGGAGTACAGATGTTTAAAGTTTAATATTGTATTGTTGTGAGTTTTAATTCATCTTGTAATTTTATATGTTCAATATTGATTGTAATTTTCAAATTTGCGATGCCGTAAGCTTCAATTTATTCGGTACAAATAATTAACgatcattaaaaaaagaatGATTCTGTGTCATTGATAAAATTTAGTAAGAGATTAACAATAAGTTACTAATTATTTTATccttatttaaaaaatcaagtAGTAGCTTTGATCCTTAActaaaaaaagggaagaaagaggaaaataaAATGACTGCAGTACTAGCTAACAGCCACAGCAAATGTGTTGCAAGATAGAGTACTACTTATTATGGGTGGGATTGATCGATCTTGTTagttatttcaatatttatttaacaAATATCGATTTATTGCTTTTCTTTATTGTTTAGATTACTCATATGATACTTAATTAGTCGATTTATTGCTTTTCTTTATTGTTCAGATTACTCACATAATACTTAATTAGTAGAATTAAAAAACTAGATTATATGGTTTGTTCCAAACTTTTAACCATTATATGggttaatcatatttattaaattgaatattttctccaaaataaaaaagaataatataATTGAGACTTTTATGATCATGATAAAGTGCAAGATGAAGAATTAAAATAGGATTTTAATCTCCTATGTACGTAAGACATTACTTCATATTTGAACAATTTATATTATACTTTTTCCAAAAATTAAACttatttgttgaatttatgatattatgatatatattttaatacatGTGTATTGTGCTTTTaggaatttttatttatatattgatTTTGCGGTCTTATGAAAAGTTAAATTGCATATCCAATATAAAAATCCTAGCTCCGCCACTGCTTTATTATGGATTTCATATCTGAGTTCATAGCCTACATTAGCCACTAATTCTGCATCATGTTTAGTTTGTAATATGTAAGTATTGGTCAGGGATTCCGATTGAGTGCGTAATCTTGGGTTTAGAAGACACGTACCGAGGAGCCTTATCGCAGCACAAAGTGTCCCACCAGTTGCAACCAAATCATCAACGATCAGTACACGTTCACCAGGTTCGATAGCTCCAACATGCATCTCCAAACAATCAGTTCCGTACTCAAGAACATAGGTCTCGGAAATCACCTCACCTTTCATTTTTTAAAAGGCGAATGTTAGCACATGTTAGTTGTTGCAAACATACTTTGTTTAACAAGCAAGCCATTCAGAATCATACTTTGGGAAAATGACAGTACTACACAGCATCTCTTCGTGTAACGGAACTCTGTGGTTAAAAGTGCAAGACAAGATAGTGTATAAAAGTCTCGTGCATTTCTTTAGATCTCATCATGGGCCGCATGCACAAAGGAGCAGACTAATGCGACAACTTTGGTGTCAGAGATTATGGGCAAGAGTTGTACTTGTACTGCCTGCTAACCAGATTTGCTCACTAAACTACCTAGCTTGGTTGTAACCACAAGCTAGACACACAAACCTCCTGTTTGAAAAGgctttttttcagttttttttccttaaaaaaggTAAAAACTATCTAAACAACTGGTTTCTTAATAGTTTTTAGCTAATTAAGAAAACGGTTATagttaaaataaattaaaagctaaAAAACAGATTTAGACTGACTTTTCTAACTTTTAAACATGTGATAAACTACAAGTTTATTATAATTCAACAAACACAACCACTTCATTAACTAACCAGAAACTTCTAAACCATAAACTATCCAAACAGACCTAAATCTAAAAACAACTGGATTCACATCATGCAACAGAACTTCAAGAAACCTCACCAGGGAGTTTTCTAGGCTTACGCAACGGTATGAACTTCGCGCCAATGGCCAATGCAATTGCTGGGCCAAATATGAAACCCCTGGCCTCAATCCCTGGTGGAACGTAAAGAAGCACAACAGTCAGAATTAGTGCAAGTTtcagagagagaaaaacaaCTCAGGATTAGTGAAAAAACTGAATGCAAGTATCCGTGAGCACAGAACTAGCGCAGTGAATGACTAGGCCACAGACCTTCATCAAAGTGGTAACTGGTTGACAAAGATACAACTAACGAGAGGACGCCACATAATTGTCGCATTGAAGTACTAAACAGTAAGCATACTTTTAATATAGTGAAACGGAATGAAATTCAGGAACAGAAGACCACAGAAGCAGACAGAGGATCCAACAATGGACAGAGCAAAATCTCAGCAGCAGTACTTTCCAGTGACAACGACAGCGGATCGGGCACATGCGTGACATCAGAGCGCGCCACCAGCAGAATCAATGGCGGGTGTACCGCTGTACCGTCACGGCACCACCACCCACGCACTGCCCCCACCGTCCGGTCCCCGGGGCAGCCGCGTCCGCATCCGCCCGATCCCTGCAAAAGTCTGCCAACGCCAAACGTACACTCGAACTCGAACTCGAACCACGCCAGAGAAGTCTGGCACGCGCACGAAATTTGTATTTATTCGTATATTTCTATATAGAAATCTATTTGATAGTCTCTATAACAAATACAATAAGTTATTCTGATTTTATGATACGTTTTGATTGAACTTTACTCGTATATAGACTAGTCGGATACAAATTACACAAGCTAAAATATCAGTACAAACCACTTATCAATCTCAGATCATATAATCATTATATTCGTTTATATATGCTAATCAAATACTTCCATAGATTTACTACATTTGTCATTGTATTTATTTATACGACCAACTAAACCCTTATTAAGAGTTATACAGCTCTCATATATACAACCTCTTTTTTATATCAAAGACACACTAGTTAATATCCATGCTCTACGACCACAGAGTATGCACAAGCATAGGGCCCCATCTGTCAGCCACGGTGACCTCTCACAGCCGTGGCGACATGGCGCAGCACATTTATTAGTTCCGACTTTACTTATTAGGAGCTTTGCACGGGGCCGAGTAGATGTATATCGCAGGCGAGCTTGTAGAGCTACCACTAGTTGTAAGGCAAATCCAGCAGCAGGCCGGCAGGCAGAGCAGATGCAGGCAACAGTAGcgtgagaggactattgtgggtgtggAATGGGTGAGCGAGCAACGCGAAAAAGGCGTAGGTGACAGACCCGGGGCGGGGCGCGAGACGACAAAAGCGCGGGGAGCAAAAGGACCAGGGGAGATCTCCCCCAAAGATATTACGGAATCTCAGAACTCTGCCCACAGCTCAGCTGCCCGAGGCTGCACGCGCGCACGACAGCGACGTGCCGCACCGGCCCGTTCCCGGCCGGAGACTAACCGGCCTCTGGTCCTAGCGGGGAAGGGGGAGGGAGACGGATGCTTGCTGGTTACCGGCAACGGCGTCGATGCCCATGCCGCGGTAGCGCTCCACGAACATGTCCGCGGCGTCCTTGAACACCCCCGGCCGCAGCAGCAGCGTCGTGATGTCGTTGAACATGATGCCTGCACCACGCCGCCCCCCGAGCGCACGCAGACGGATCAGTTGGACTGATGCGGTGGTGGCTGTATTTAGTCGGAGAGGGCGGAAGAGGAATGGGGGCCGGACCTGGCTTGGGGAAGTGGGGGACGACGCGGATGGCGTCGAAGATGCCATGCAGACGGGGGTCGGCCACGGCCACAGGGGCCGCCAcggcctccgccgccaccgccgccgccgcgcggccGTTCTCCTTGGCCGCCTGCTTGGCGTTGGCGGCGACCTCCATCACGCTCACGGTGTCGCAGCTGGCCTCCTCACCCATTAATCCCTTCCTCTCTCGGGCGCTCGGCTGGCTCGCTCAGTCGAAGCCCGCTCTCCTAGTCGCAGCCTTTATTGTTGCTTGCTGCACTGGTGCGCCGCGTATATATAGAGCAGGGGAGAGTGGTGGAGCGGTAGTGGCGTTTATCGTGGTTGAACGGACGGCTGACACGCTGCACGGCTGCTGATACATAGAGCTTAGATCCGTATATCAGTCGGATGTGTAGTAGGGTCAACGAAACCCTGTCCGTTTGGAACCCGCAGCTGCTCGCTCGCCTTCACCTAGCTCCTCTGTTTATGAAGACAGGGGCATTGCTAGCACGCCAGACTACCGCACCATACATAGCTATTAGAACTtaacaaaattaaattttatatgattatATTTAGATAGATTCTAGTAAGATCATATctatatcatttatttttatctaaCAATTAAATTGAGAATAGAAATAGAATAAACATATGATATCTTGTACAATCAGATCCTATAAAATATGCTTCCGAACTTAACCTATATCTAGGTGCACTCTCTCTGCCCCTACTTGTACGTGACAAAGTGTGCGGTGCCCCTCTTACGCTCCTCGTTCAATCAATCTCTCTAGGTTTTGCTCGTTCAATCAATCTCTCTAGGTTTTGCTCCTATTGATGAGCAGTGCCTAGCCGTTTGAGcgaggaaaaggaaagaaaataggGGGGAGCAGAGGAGTAGCGTCGCTCCACTAGGCTAGCCACCGGACCGCGCTGGCGCCGGATTTCGCTTGTGGGTACAGCTCGCAGCACAGCACGGCCATCTTTTTCCCCCGCTTCGTCCCCGTCCGTTTCCTGCCGGATTTCGCTTGCCGGTACAGCCCCAAAGCACGCACGGCCCGTCGGAACTTGCAACGGAAGCGCAGAGCTGGGCGGGTGTGGGATCCGATGCCTGCTGCTAGCTGCACAACGTCATCGGGGCGTCTCTAAGAACACCTCAGCTAAGCTATGCGTCTAAAAGCAAAAATCCTACGTGGAAGAGATAGCGTAACGAGAGAAAAAAGATTGTCTAGTATTAACTATAGTAGATAGTCTATTCATGTACTTCAACGTGCTTTCTTCTTATTACATGCAAGGTTTCATTTatcgaccggagctcggttaccgagctccggcggtaaccgaaaatgcgcgataaccgcggttatcggtcaaaaattcaaaaaaaaatcggagaaaattcattcggcaaattttaaatttttgcgaaaaaatcatgtttttgtcctctcggtaaccgagcggtttgggtcggttaccgagtgattttctcgcatttttgattcggtcggttaccgagcagtttgagtcggtaaccgctcggttttctcgatttatcgagcggttttatcaaatttcagcgcagttcaacaaaaaacctaaaaaagggttgaatcttgtaaaatcaataactaattcatccgagcttcaaatcaagtgaaacaaattttgttggcttccttgtaacatgatctacatgataaaagtatttatactcataaaaaagttcaaaattttctgtgagaaattttatttgttaaaccaaggtaaatgcatagtttactctttgctaatccaaaaatcatgaaactaattttgttagtcttcttacatgatcctatatcttttaaaaatatatgaactcatgaattagttattgtaacatgcatgattgtgtaaatgtgttgcgactagattaattcataactgacccatcacaccttaaaaattagtgaaaccactttcattagcttatttatattatgatttacgtagaaaaaataatagtagacatgaaaaaattaattacagtgatgtttcttaacatattcactttatgcttgtgaactttgtaaaagtcatagagaatttaataaaactctaaataaagtgaaatcaattttaaagattctcttaaaatacgttttatacaagaaaaatatgtgtttgcatgttacacttttccttaacatgagttaataattgagccgcgcgcttcaatttttttcatttttttcaaactttctccctatagaatatgatgcaaacaacattatttttgaaatttttttcacagaagttcttagaattatgtctagttttttttaaagattttttatgaattgtttttaaatttttttatttttttaaattttttgaattcaaatttcggttaccgagcggtttttgaaatcggaccggaccggaaaggtcggtaaccgcgatttttgagcggttaccgacggttttttgaaccctgattACATGTGGGACTATATTGATTTTGTAGGTAATGATATAATTAGACTATTAAGTAGGTTATTTGTACTGCTATATAGTGGTGACGTAAACAAATATTATATGTAGCAGCCATCTATACTTTTGTGGTGTGCGGCAGTGGTGGTGCCGGCACTACGGCTACGACGTCGCTGCACTAATGCATCCTTTACTTTGACCAGGCATTCGGTATACCGTGCCGCCGTACAGGTTAGTTGGTGCTAGGATGAAAACGGCCATTCTGATCCtttttctatgttttttctaactatttttgGGATTTAGAAGGTAACGGGACAAAAATGGGAAAAATAATTCGAACATAGAATTGAAAACGGTTTTACTATTTTTCGACTTTATTGTTGAATTCCCTTTTTAATCAGGATCTTCCTGTCGGGATTCCTGTATTATTGGTCAACTGTGATCCTAACCTCGAGGAGGCCGGGGAGCTTGGCCTGGATGCCATCAGTGTCGTTCTTGGCCGCTCGATGCATCGCCCAGAGAGCGCTGGCCTCATCGTCGATCATACTAGCTGCTAAGTCGGCCATGCGCACCATCTCGCTCAGCAGCTCCTGTGCCGGCCGAAGGTACCAGGAGCCACGCAGGATGTCCTGATACCGACGTATTTTAGTTTAGGTTAGTTCGTTTTTTGGGATACAAACATGCGTTTGTACCTACGGCCATACACGATAGTGCAGGTGCAGCTGATGACGTGGAGGCCATGTACGCTACGCAGGGTCTCCAGATAAATATGTACGCGATTGGAATATGCTAACGGATAGAGTTCAATACGTTGAGGGAAACAAACATAATTGGTTTAAACGGCCTCGAGGGTACTATCTCAACTAACGTTGGGGCTGCCTTGGCCTATACAAAGGACTAAATACATAAACGCAACGAGAGATCAGAGGAAGCCGCCGGAGGCCCTGTTGCAGCTTATACACGCACGACGCACATGCTAATCAGAACAACCGTCGAAGCCTTGCTGCTAGCTTTTCTCATCAGAGCAGAGAAGCACACGCTCACACAAGGTCAGGAAGGAGCCCATGGTTTCTTCCTTCCGTTCAAAGTTATAGTTCTACGAATCTATATTAACTATTTGAATCATCGGTTCTGCTTCCGTTCGTTTTTTATATCTGATATTCTCGGATTCATACCCGTTTCCAATtctatttttgagaaaaaaaatgtaaaagtaAAAATAGTTAGGGAGTTTTTTAGACCGTTTTCATTGGTTGGTGCTGGCGCTGCCTACGCCTCACATCGTCGGCCCCAGAGATTAGCACTACCAGGCAGGGGTCCTAGTTCTACAATAACCACGTTACATCAAGGCCATTCATCGACTGATCGATCCCGTACGAGGACGGCTGGCCGAGGGAAACGTCAGCTCGGGTTAGCCCGTGTTTCTCCCGTCCCATCCGGAGCGGGCGCGGGAGATGAGCATAAAAGGGTGATCGATCCTCGTCAAACGATCGTGATTTGGACCTGCTCAGGACAAACGTGCGTGCACTTGATTAAATTTCAGGCCAAGTCGAAGTTAAACACAAAATCTCTCAAAAGCGCCAAGTATTTAGAAACTTATTGTTATAGTAGGtgggatgataagagaaaacaTTTATCTCCTTTTCAgattatatatacatgtatatactgACTTTGTATTTGATATATGCTTCAACCGTTAAATTCTTAAAGGATTCTAGATTGCGGATCATGAAACCACCATCATAATATTGCTCGTTTCAGATGTACTCTTTCATACGAGATCTTCATTTATTTTCAGATTTTCCTTTTTATATCTTGGGTTTTGTACATCCTTGCATTGTAGAGATTAGGAGCAAACTTTTATGTGATTGTATCTCTAAATTATGAGGATAACAGTTAATAAAGATTATATTATCGAAAAAGCAGGTCAGATGAACT
This genomic interval carries:
- the LOC133921771 gene encoding adenine phosphoribosyltransferase 2-like isoform X2, whose product is MGEEASCDTVSVMEVAANAKQAAKENGRAAAAVAAEAVAAPVAVADPRLHGIFDAIRVVPHFPKPGIEARGFIFGPAIALAIGAKFIPLRKPRKLPGEVISETYVLEYGTDCLEMHVGAIEPGERVLIVDDLVATGGTLCAAIRLLERAGADVVECACLIGLPKFKDFYKLNGKPVYVLVESRESETEN
- the LOC133921771 gene encoding adenine phosphoribosyltransferase 1-like isoform X1; its protein translation is MGEEASCDTVSVMEVAANAKQAAKENGRAAAAVAAEAVAAPVAVADPRLHGIFDAIRVVPHFPKPGIMFNDITTLLLRPGVFKDAADMFVERYRGMGIDAVAGIEARGFIFGPAIALAIGAKFIPLRKPRKLPGEVISETYVLEYGTDCLEMHVGAIEPGERVLIVDDLVATGGTLCAAIRLLERAGADVVECACLIGLPKFKDFYKLNGKPVYVLVESRESETEN